GAGTCGCGGTTCCTGGTGCGTCTGGCGCATCCGCAGATCGTCAATATCATCGACGTTGGCATTGAGAACGAGACGCCGTATATCGTCATGCAGTTCATCAGTGGCGGCACGCTGCTGACCCAGATGCAGGATGGAAACGGCAACCTCACGCCACGTCCGCTCAAAGATCTCAAGCACTGGTTGCCGAGCGTCGCCAAGGCTCTCGATTTCATGCACTCCCAGGGGTGCATTCATCGCGATGTGAAACCAGCCAATATTCTCTTCGACGATCACAACAACGCCTATCTGAGCGATTTCGGACTCTCGAAGCTGCTCATGGAAGATGAAACACAGGAAGACAACCGGATGACGGCTAAGGGAGCCGTGGTCGGAACGCCGAATTATGTCGCGCCGGAAATCGTCCTCGGCCGTGAGTACGATGGCAAAGCGGACCAGTACTCTCTGGCCATCACCGTATACGAGTTCATCACTGCGATGGCGCCGTTCGAAGGTCCTTCGGCCTCTGCGACCATGGTCAATCAGACGACCAAACAGCCGCCGCCGATGATGACTTTCGTACCCAGCCTGGCTCCGCGAGTGAACCAGATTGTCCTGAAGGCGATGTCGAAATCCCCCGACGGCCGGTATCGAAACTGTGAAGAGTTCGCCGACGCTTTGATGACAGCCGTCCTCACAGGCAACCTGGCGGCTGCGAATTCGACCCGATCTCAGTCGGGCATCAGTTCGGTTTCCGGAAGCGGCTCGACCGATATCGGACGGTCCCCCCGGTTCATCGTGACAAAAACGTCCCGGGCTGTTTCGCCGGGAAAAATTCCGTGCCCAAAGTGTGAGAAGAAGCTGCTCGTCACGTCGGCGTTCGCCGGCCAGCTGGCAACCTGTTCCGGCTGCAGCGGCCGTGTCCGGATCTCCAACGATATCCAGGAACTGGCGCTGCTGGAAGAAAACCCGAATTACAACGCCAGTCTGCATCGAGGCGGCGAGAGCGATCAGTTCAAGACCGTCCTCAAGACTGAAGTCTTCGGATTAAAACTCTCCGAACGCCAGGCCAACTGGTTCGTTGGGGGCACGCTGCTGGCGATCATGTTCGGTGCGATTATTTTCGGCATTCGTCTGAATCAGGAGTCGATGTCAGATCAGACGTTGAGGGAAACGCGCACGATCAGTCGCGAGAAGGACATGAGCGCCCGGATTGCCCGGATCCCTATCAAAGCGGCCTACACTCCGGCTCCGGCAGAGAATGACTGGATTAAGCGACAGGTGTCGAACTTCAGCAATCTGGTCTCCGTCAACGCGGACATCCAGCTGACATCAAATGCAGAGGGCGGGGAAACAGCGTTGAATCTCGCTGCGGAACTCATTGAGATCGACCCGCACTCGCTCAACACACTGCTCTCGACGCGAACGACCCTCGAATTCGAACGTCTCAAGCAGCAGTGGCGGGACAATGACAGCACCGAGGGGCAGCTCTTCGAACGCGAAGAGACCATCTATACCACGCCGTTCGTCTGCCTGATGTGGCAGGACCGTTATTTTGAGTTCACTCAGAGATACGGTCAGCTGAATCTTGAGACGGTCGTTCGTGCCGCCGTTGACGATGCCGACTGGGGGACTCTGGCCGACAAGCCGGACTGGGGACTGTTTCGTTTCGCCACGCCGCCGCTCGACGATCCCGAGTTCGGCGATCTGATGTTGATCACAGCCTGCCACCAGATTCTCAAGACCGATCAGGCGCTTAAGTCCGAAGATCTGATGAACGAGAAGGTTCGCGATTTTCTGAAGAAGGTGGACCGTCTGCCGGTTCGGAATCGCACCGAAGGCTCGGTGATGGATGCAATGATTGATGCGGCCGTGCAGTCGGGGCCTGACTACGCCGATGTGTTGATCATGACCGAACAGGCGGCTCTGAAGGCTATTCCGCAGCTGGAAGAAAAGTGGAAACAGTTCGTCCAGGTCGTTTATCTCACGCCCGCTCCGAATATGTCCCGGTCGATTGGGATTACTTCCGTGGCGACCGATGCCCAGGCCGACGGAGCCTCCACGTTTCTTGATTACCTGCTCAACTCGGAATCGATGCGGCAACTGGCCGGTGAAGGGCTTCGGCCGGCATCAGCGGCTGTCTCTCCCTTCGAAAGTCAGGTCTTCTCTCGCTACCGCCTGCGGGGTGTCAGAGAAAATGCACCGGGAGCGGTCCCGCTTCCCGGGCCGGAAGTTGTCGACACCCTGAGGGAAACCTTCGAGCGAATCCGGCTCCAGTAGACGCAGCGTGCTGGCCGGCTTTGGTCCGCATGCGGGTGAACCGTGGGCATATCCCGCGGAGGAGCGACTCTTCGCCTGAGTCGCCGCATCTGATGCGAAAACAACGGTCACACCTGTCAGACAACCGCCCTAGAAGTTCAGCTCCCACTCTCGTCGAACCGTTTGCAGTCCTTCCGTGCAGACGTCGTAGAGTTCGCTCAGCCGCCGGAGGATGGGAGCCTCTTCTTCGTAAGGCTCCTGTTCGAAGGTGCTGGCGATGTAATACGATCGCTTTCCCTGCTCGCGATAGTCGATGAGACTGTCCTTGCGGTCCCAGCTCTTGAGAACTTTGAGTCCTTCCGGATACAGCCCCGTCCAGAAAAGGGTGAAATCGCCAATGTGGCGATGAATCTCGCGGCGGGGGCGGTCGGCACATTGCTCCGCTTCGGCCAGCATTCCCGCGACTTCTTCGAGGCGATGACCTCGGAGATCGCGGATTTTGAAGATCGATTCGTGGCGGACGAATCGCAGCAGCAGGGTGGTCAGATAATCGACCAGACCAGGGTCTGGCACACCCATTTCGGCATGCAGAGTGTTTTCAAGCAGCCCCGCGAATAGATTTCGCAGCTGGTCTTCACCGGAAAGGATTCGAACCATGGTCGCATTCCTCCGTTTGGTGTCGGGTGAATGGATAGGAGAATCGTCGGCTGGTTCGGTGAATGATCGGCCGTTGTCGTTGTCAGAGCCGTCCGATGAAAACCATCGCTCATCGTCCGGGTCTGAGGTTCCACGCGCGGTCATTTTCAATCACACCGCAGTCGCTGACATCTCGTGAATTTCATTCTAGGTTGGGGGTACAGTTCGGGTCAATTTGTGATTTTCCGGGCTTTTCACGTTGTAAATGATTCCCTACGATGTTGCCCGACTGAACGTCCTGCATGCAAAACAACTGCCCCACCACTCTTTGGATCTGACGTCAGTCAAGTCGTAACAGATGACCAAGAAACACGTTACGACGCATTATGTCGGCTTCTGGATAGAACGGGGCAGAGAGGGACAGCGTGGGCTGTCCTGTGACAGTTTCCATTTCACAAAGTGAGCAAATTTCGA
The sequence above is a segment of the Rubinisphaera margarita genome. Coding sequences within it:
- a CDS encoding serine/threonine protein kinase, which codes for MATDAPVRVENEFMAAKAADIVGQLIAGGRYEIQSHVGTGSMGHVYQAYDHRLGTSVCVKIPTISRLADPDFARRFELESRFLVRLAHPQIVNIIDVGIENETPYIVMQFISGGTLLTQMQDGNGNLTPRPLKDLKHWLPSVAKALDFMHSQGCIHRDVKPANILFDDHNNAYLSDFGLSKLLMEDETQEDNRMTAKGAVVGTPNYVAPEIVLGREYDGKADQYSLAITVYEFITAMAPFEGPSASATMVNQTTKQPPPMMTFVPSLAPRVNQIVLKAMSKSPDGRYRNCEEFADALMTAVLTGNLAAANSTRSQSGISSVSGSGSTDIGRSPRFIVTKTSRAVSPGKIPCPKCEKKLLVTSAFAGQLATCSGCSGRVRISNDIQELALLEENPNYNASLHRGGESDQFKTVLKTEVFGLKLSERQANWFVGGTLLAIMFGAIIFGIRLNQESMSDQTLRETRTISREKDMSARIARIPIKAAYTPAPAENDWIKRQVSNFSNLVSVNADIQLTSNAEGGETALNLAAELIEIDPHSLNTLLSTRTTLEFERLKQQWRDNDSTEGQLFEREETIYTTPFVCLMWQDRYFEFTQRYGQLNLETVVRAAVDDADWGTLADKPDWGLFRFATPPLDDPEFGDLMLITACHQILKTDQALKSEDLMNEKVRDFLKKVDRLPVRNRTEGSVMDAMIDAAVQSGPDYADVLIMTEQAALKAIPQLEEKWKQFVQVVYLTPAPNMSRSIGITSVATDAQADGASTFLDYLLNSESMRQLAGEGLRPASAAVSPFESQVFSRYRLRGVRENAPGAVPLPGPEVVDTLRETFERIRLQ